Proteins co-encoded in one Dendropsophus ebraccatus isolate aDenEbr1 chromosome 9, aDenEbr1.pat, whole genome shotgun sequence genomic window:
- the LOC138800536 gene encoding ubiquitin-conjugating enzyme E2 T-like, with protein sequence MQRQSRLKRELQLLSTEPPSGVSCWLVGDKILHDKMDELRAQVVGGPGTPYEGGVFSLEVTVPDRYPFEPPRVQFVTPIYHPNIDTAGRICLDILKPPPKGAWRPALSLSSVLTSIQLLMAEPNPEDPLMADIAREYKYHRAAYSATARSWTEKHAKPRDTSAHSLAQKRRSADQAEPAKKPRPGLP encoded by the exons ATGCAGAGACAGTCACGACTAAAGCGGGAGCTGCAGCTCCTCAGCACCGAGCCGCCCTCCGGGGTCAGCTGCTGGCTGGTGGGCGATAAGatactgca tgatAAGATGGACGAGCTGCGGGCTCAGGTGGTGGGCGGCCCGGGAACCCCCTATGAGGGCGGGGTGTTCAGCCTGGAGGTCACCGTGCCGGACAGATACCCCTTCGAGCCCCCTCGGGTGCAGTTTGTCACCCCCATTTACCACCCGAACATAGACACCGCCGGCAGGATCTGCCTGGACATCCTGAAGCCGCCGCCTAAAGGCGCCTGGAGGCCGGCCCTGAGCCTGTCCTCCGTCCTGACCTCCATCCAGCTCCTCATGGCCGAGCCCAACCCGGAGGACCCCCTGATGGCGGACATCGCCCGGGAATACAAGTACCACAGGGCCGCGTACAGCGCCACCGCCCGGAGCTGGACGGAGAAGCACGCCAAACCCCGGGACACCAGCGCCCACAGCCTGGCGCAGAAAAGGCGCAGCGCTGACCAGGCAGAGCCCGCCAAAAAGCCCCGGCCCGGGCTACCATGA